A single window of Paenibacillus sp. FSL H8-0537 DNA harbors:
- a CDS encoding YafY family protein: MPKNDNMLAILWMLNSGMKMTAKQIAEKLEINIRTVYRYIDALCASGVPIISDTGHNGGYRLLNHFIRSPLLFDMEEKKALLHAAAFAKEAGYPLSEALDSATSKLKMYSNQEQENVLSRHLAGFEVINRSGYPSVQPVLAELEQAVANEFSVEMDYRTSHEEQPKNRVIDPYGMVNWNNKWYTVGFCHLRKEIRSFRAERIVQIKRTPMLFKRPEAFSAREFFMQNLLPDLVGKAGLISLMIEGRSEALDDLCLHWFLGHHLKERTANQAVFLLEEASMLTHVPYFLLPYAKSIQVIEPWSMKEKLVAVASELMEYYRLS; encoded by the coding sequence ATGAAAATGACTGCAAAACAAATAGCTGAAAAGCTGGAAATAAATATAAGGACGGTTTATCGGTATATAGATGCACTATGTGCCAGTGGGGTGCCAATTATCTCCGATACAGGCCATAATGGTGGGTATCGCTTGCTGAATCATTTTATCAGATCCCCTCTGCTATTTGATATGGAAGAGAAGAAGGCACTCCTTCACGCTGCTGCTTTTGCAAAAGAGGCCGGATACCCTTTGAGTGAGGCATTAGACAGTGCCACATCCAAATTGAAAATGTATTCGAATCAGGAGCAGGAAAACGTGCTTAGCCGTCATTTAGCTGGTTTTGAAGTGATAAACCGCAGTGGCTACCCTTCTGTTCAGCCGGTATTGGCGGAATTGGAGCAGGCTGTAGCAAACGAATTTTCTGTAGAAATGGATTACCGGACAAGCCATGAAGAACAACCCAAGAACCGGGTGATCGACCCCTATGGAATGGTTAACTGGAACAATAAATGGTATACAGTTGGATTTTGTCACCTTAGGAAGGAGATCCGCAGTTTTCGGGCAGAACGGATTGTACAAATCAAGCGGACTCCAATGCTCTTTAAGCGTCCTGAAGCTTTTTCGGCCCGTGAATTTTTTATGCAAAATCTATTGCCTGATTTAGTGGGAAAGGCTGGGTTAATTTCTTTAATGATCGAAGGCAGATCAGAGGCATTGGATGACTTATGCTTGCATTGGTTTTTGGGGCATCATCTGAAAGAGCGGACAGCCAATCAAGCCGTTTTTTTACTGGAGGAAGCCTCTATGCTTACACATGTTCCTTATTTTCTGCTTCCCTATGCGAAATCTATTCAAGTCATCGAACCGTGGAGCATGAAGGAAAAATTAGTTGCTGTTGCATCGGAGTTAATGGAATATTATCGGCTTTCATAG
- a CDS encoding type 1 glutamine amidotransferase family protein: protein MTNTVYLYVFDTMSDWEIGYLTAELNSGRYFKKGLFPAKIVTVSNEKTPVTTMGGLKILPDIRLDECSIESKDTLILPGGNTWTETIHQPILKMAERCLKEEIWIAAICGATMGLAQSGLLNSRQHTSNDLEYLKMVCSTYTGEKYYKMEPAVTDGKLITASGIAPLEFSVHVLRELDVFSPETLDAWYSLNKTQESKYFYELMNAIE, encoded by the coding sequence ATGACGAATACGGTCTATCTTTATGTGTTTGACACGATGTCAGACTGGGAAATCGGCTACTTAACTGCCGAGCTGAACTCGGGAAGATATTTTAAAAAGGGGCTGTTCCCAGCCAAAATCGTTACCGTGAGCAATGAAAAGACGCCTGTAACGACAATGGGTGGACTGAAAATACTGCCGGATATCAGACTGGATGAATGCAGCATCGAAAGCAAAGATACATTGATTTTACCCGGCGGAAATACCTGGACGGAAACCATTCACCAACCCATTTTAAAAATGGCAGAGAGGTGTTTAAAGGAAGAGATATGGATTGCAGCGATTTGTGGTGCGACAATGGGACTTGCCCAATCTGGCTTGCTGAACTCGCGCCAGCATACAAGCAATGATTTGGAATACCTTAAAATGGTCTGTTCCACTTATACGGGAGAAAAATATTACAAAATGGAGCCAGCTGTAACGGATGGAAAACTAATTACTGCATCTGGTATAGCGCCATTGGAGTTTTCTGTACATGTCTTGAGGGAGCTAGATGTGTTTTCACCAGAAACATTAGATGCCTGGTATAGTCTGAATAAGACGCAGGAATCCAAGTATTTCTATGAATTAATGAATGCCATTGAGTGA